Proteins co-encoded in one Vibrio aquimaris genomic window:
- a CDS encoding FAD-dependent oxidoreductase yields the protein MSQNVYQFIDVNRVDPAKKSLKVRKIEFVEIYEPFTKQQATAQADRCLDCGNPYCEWKCPVHNYIPQWLKLANEGRFIEAAELSHQTNSLPEVCGRVCPQDRLCEGSCTLNDDFGAVTIGNIEKYITDKAFEMGWKPDMSQVEWTDKKVAIIGAGPAGLAAADILVRNGVKPVVFDRYPEIGGLLTFGIPSFKLEKGVMENRRQIFSDMGVEFRLNVEVGQDIKMEQLLADYDAVFLGVGTYKSMRAGLDNEEAQGVYDALPFLISNTYKVMELDNCPSFIDMAGKKVVVLGGGDTAMDCVRTSIRQGASSVTCAYRRDEQNMPGSRREVKNAKEEGVKFQFNLQPLGIEVDASGKVSGVKVVKTQLGIADDAGRRRPKPIEGSEHIMPADTVIMAFGFQPHKMEWLTPFEVELDQWGRIKASKDQEFQYQTTNEKIFAGGDAVRGSDLVVTAIDEGRKAAQGILDYLDV from the coding sequence ATGAGTCAGAACGTATACCAATTTATTGACGTAAACCGTGTAGATCCTGCAAAAAAATCTCTGAAAGTGAGAAAAATAGAGTTCGTAGAAATCTATGAACCTTTCACAAAACAGCAAGCAACAGCACAAGCAGATCGATGCTTAGATTGCGGTAACCCTTACTGCGAATGGAAGTGTCCAGTACACAATTACATACCGCAGTGGTTAAAACTTGCCAATGAAGGGCGATTTATAGAAGCCGCTGAGCTATCACACCAAACCAATAGTTTACCAGAAGTCTGTGGCCGAGTATGCCCACAAGACCGCCTGTGCGAAGGTTCTTGCACCCTAAATGATGACTTTGGCGCGGTCACAATAGGAAATATTGAAAAGTATATTACCGACAAGGCATTTGAAATGGGCTGGAAGCCTGATATGTCACAAGTCGAATGGACAGATAAAAAAGTGGCTATCATTGGCGCTGGTCCTGCTGGACTTGCCGCTGCCGACATTCTCGTTCGTAATGGCGTAAAACCTGTAGTGTTTGACCGCTACCCAGAGATAGGAGGCCTACTCACTTTTGGTATTCCTTCGTTTAAGCTGGAAAAAGGCGTAATGGAAAATCGCCGCCAAATTTTTTCTGACATGGGGGTTGAGTTTCGCCTTAATGTAGAAGTTGGGCAAGATATAAAGATGGAGCAATTACTGGCGGATTATGATGCTGTTTTCCTCGGTGTTGGTACCTATAAAAGTATGCGAGCCGGTCTTGATAATGAAGAAGCTCAAGGCGTATACGACGCTCTACCTTTCCTAATTTCCAACACTTATAAAGTGATGGAGCTTGACAACTGCCCATCTTTTATCGATATGGCAGGGAAGAAAGTAGTCGTGCTAGGCGGTGGTGATACTGCAATGGATTGCGTCCGCACATCCATCAGACAAGGAGCATCGAGTGTCACTTGTGCCTATCGGCGAGATGAGCAAAACATGCCAGGCTCAAGACGCGAAGTTAAAAATGCCAAAGAAGAAGGCGTTAAATTCCAATTTAATCTTCAGCCTCTTGGTATAGAGGTTGATGCTTCTGGTAAGGTTTCTGGGGTTAAAGTGGTTAAAACGCAGCTCGGCATCGCAGATGATGCGGGCCGACGCAGACCAAAACCTATTGAAGGCTCTGAGCATATAATGCCTGCAGACACTGTTATCATGGCCTTTGGTTTTCAGCCACATAAAATGGAGTGGTTAACACCCTTTGAAGTCGAGCTTGATCAATGGGGGCGTATCAAAGCCTCTAAAGACCAAGAATTTCAATATCAAACCACAAATGAAAAAATTTTTGCAGGCGGTGATGCAGTGCGAGGCTCTGATCTTGTAGTCACTGCTATTGATGAAGGCCGCAAAGCAGCACAAGGCATTCTTGATTATCTCGATGTATAA
- a CDS encoding DUF1499 domain-containing protein, translating to MIRAAFLTLSLLMISACSQGVQTMTDRTLLPCGDKPNCVSTQDSRGEHNIEPFILTEQANINAIERAALELPGAKLAEKRDDYLRIECTSKIMRFVDDLELRIDGNVLLVRSESRIGYSDFGVNRKRAEQLRKQLQAEKLIQ from the coding sequence ATGATAAGAGCCGCCTTTCTTACTTTATCACTACTGATGATTTCGGCTTGTAGCCAAGGAGTTCAAACAATGACGGACAGAACCTTACTACCTTGTGGTGATAAACCTAATTGTGTATCTACGCAAGACTCCAGAGGCGAGCACAACATAGAGCCCTTCATTTTGACAGAGCAAGCAAATATCAATGCGATTGAGCGAGCTGCTCTAGAATTGCCCGGAGCAAAACTTGCTGAAAAGAGAGACGATTATTTACGTATCGAATGTACGTCAAAGATCATGCGTTTTGTCGATGACTTGGAGTTACGAATAGACGGTAATGTTTTGCTCGTGCGCTCAGAGTCACGAATAGGTTATTCAGACTTTGGCGTTAACAGAAAACGAGCAGAACAGCTAAGAAAACAGCTTCAAGCAGAGAAACTCATTCAATAA